In one window of Haloterrigena salifodinae DNA:
- a CDS encoding universal stress protein, whose protein sequence is MAVATEPVPMVDPDRVLVPTLGRPREDEALAYALETFPDAAITLLAVVTPLDAPLSEGGVLERSEDRSSQARSSAADLLESVAEPTVTARVRVEAVEGRPGTIIPQYASDADIDHVVMYGHGTDTRGFVRRFLGRGVATTVVERTSRPVTVLE, encoded by the coding sequence ATGGCCGTGGCGACCGAACCCGTCCCCATGGTCGATCCCGACCGCGTCCTCGTCCCGACGCTCGGCCGTCCGCGGGAGGACGAGGCGCTGGCCTACGCCCTCGAAACGTTTCCCGACGCCGCGATCACCCTGCTGGCGGTCGTAACCCCCCTGGACGCGCCGCTCAGCGAGGGCGGCGTCCTGGAGCGAAGCGAGGACCGCTCGTCGCAGGCGCGATCCAGCGCGGCCGACCTGCTCGAGTCGGTCGCCGAACCGACCGTGACGGCGCGGGTTCGAGTCGAGGCGGTCGAGGGGCGGCCCGGAACGATCATCCCGCAGTATGCGAGCGACGCGGACATCGATCACGTCGTCATGTACGGCCACGGGACCGACACGCGCGGTTTCGTCCGGCGGTTTCTCGGCCGCGGCGTCGCCACGACCGTCGTCGAACGGACCTCGCGTCCGGTGACGGTCCTCGAGTGA
- a CDS encoding inorganic phosphate transporter, with translation MVALSSTVLVGTAIVTCLFMSWVLGANSNSPPFAPAIGANAISTMQAAFVIGLLAAAGALMQGGSISETVGAELIDGVAITPLAATAGLLTAATFMAIGIYTRYPIPAAFATTGAMVGVGLSLGGDPAVATYRRLGIFWALVPIMSGGLAYATATVLRRDDVPETVGVPLLAGIVGAIVANVRLGVIPDPTAEQGTLAGFVARRFGGGPALAGEFDLGTVLVTIGVGVLAFYWVRERVRDSVEDGIRSFLLVLGGIVAFSSGGSQVGLATGPLENLFRTELGLPGIVLLALGATGILAGAWMAAPRLLQATSREYAQLGVRRSIAALVPGFIVAQLAIALGIPISLNNIVLSGVIGGGLAGGSAGVSRRKIGVTITFWLLTLGSSTAVGYGLYRLLTAVIGG, from the coding sequence ATGGTCGCACTGTCGTCTACCGTACTCGTCGGGACCGCGATCGTCACCTGTCTGTTCATGTCGTGGGTGCTCGGGGCCAACAGCAACTCGCCGCCCTTCGCGCCCGCGATCGGCGCGAACGCGATCTCGACGATGCAGGCCGCGTTCGTGATCGGGCTGCTCGCGGCCGCGGGAGCGCTCATGCAGGGTGGAAGCATCTCCGAGACGGTCGGCGCGGAACTCATCGACGGCGTCGCGATCACGCCGCTGGCGGCCACCGCCGGCCTGCTGACGGCAGCGACGTTCATGGCGATCGGGATCTACACGCGGTATCCGATCCCGGCCGCGTTCGCGACGACGGGCGCGATGGTCGGCGTCGGCCTCTCGCTGGGCGGCGATCCGGCCGTGGCGACCTACCGCCGACTCGGGATCTTCTGGGCGCTGGTTCCGATCATGTCCGGCGGACTGGCGTACGCGACGGCGACGGTCCTGCGGCGCGACGACGTCCCCGAGACGGTCGGGGTCCCGCTGCTGGCCGGCATCGTCGGCGCCATCGTCGCGAACGTCCGGCTCGGGGTAATTCCCGATCCGACCGCCGAGCAGGGAACCCTCGCCGGATTCGTCGCTCGTCGGTTCGGCGGCGGCCCGGCGCTCGCCGGCGAGTTCGACCTCGGTACCGTCCTCGTGACGATCGGGGTCGGCGTCCTCGCGTTCTACTGGGTCCGCGAACGGGTTCGCGACTCCGTCGAGGACGGCATCCGCTCGTTCCTGCTCGTCCTCGGCGGCATCGTTGCCTTCTCCTCGGGTGGCTCGCAGGTCGGCCTCGCGACCGGACCGCTCGAGAACCTCTTTCGGACGGAACTCGGCCTGCCGGGAATCGTCCTGCTGGCGCTCGGCGCGACCGGCATCCTCGCGGGCGCCTGGATGGCCGCGCCGCGCCTGCTACAGGCGACCTCGCGGGAATATGCCCAGCTCGGGGTCCGGCGCTCGATCGCCGCGCTCGTGCCCGGCTTTATCGTCGCGCAGCTGGCGATCGCGCTCGGGATTCCGATCTCGCTGAACAACATCGTCCTTTCGGGGGTCATCGGCGGCGGGCTGGCCGGCGGCTCGGCCGGCGTTTCGCGGCGGAAGATCGGCGTCACGATCACCTTCTGGCTGCTGACGCTCGGGAGTTCGACCGCGGTCGGCTACGGGCTCTACCGCCTGCTCACGGCCGTCATCGGCGGGTAA
- a CDS encoding class I SAM-dependent methyltransferase: protein MDRERTRPAGDRDEMRAMADPLGRAMLAHHRDEPGELVYRDGPATQDGNVESFYFSSSESWDRPTIEALERLADREPILDVGCGAGNHLLWWADRGVRAVGVDASPNAVLTARQRGFEATLVGDMFALPVPTDAFGAVHAVGMQLGLGGSLAGIRELLWEFARVTADEATAVVDNHDPTRLDECFGYRSDPREGIAHRCFHPEFERDGADGERYREVGRTLHFLLCSPTRLREATAETPWRVGDVLRVDGDAHYRAVLEKAPSRARDRSLESE from the coding sequence ATGGATCGAGAGCGCACCCGACCGGCGGGGGATCGCGACGAGATGCGGGCAATGGCCGATCCGCTCGGCCGAGCGATGCTCGCACACCACCGCGACGAACCGGGAGAACTCGTCTATCGCGACGGCCCTGCCACCCAGGACGGCAACGTCGAGTCGTTCTATTTCTCGTCCAGCGAGTCCTGGGATCGGCCGACGATCGAGGCTCTCGAGCGACTGGCCGACCGCGAGCCGATCCTCGACGTGGGCTGTGGCGCGGGGAACCACCTCCTGTGGTGGGCCGACCGCGGCGTCCGAGCCGTCGGCGTCGACGCGAGTCCGAACGCGGTGCTGACGGCCCGCCAACGGGGCTTCGAGGCCACGCTCGTCGGCGACATGTTCGCCCTACCGGTTCCGACGGACGCGTTCGGGGCCGTCCACGCAGTCGGCATGCAGTTGGGGCTGGGCGGCTCGCTAGCCGGGATTCGCGAGTTACTTTGGGAGTTCGCCCGCGTCACGGCCGACGAGGCGACAGCCGTCGTCGACAACCACGATCCGACCCGGCTGGACGAGTGCTTTGGCTACCGATCGGATCCCCGCGAGGGAATCGCCCATCGGTGTTTTCACCCCGAGTTCGAGCGCGACGGAGCCGACGGCGAACGGTACCGCGAGGTCGGTCGAACGCTCCACTTCCTGCTGTGCTCGCCCACTCGACTCCGCGAGGCGACCGCCGAAACGCCGTGGCGCGTCGGCGACGTACTCCGGGTCGACGGAGACGCCCATTACCGCGCGGTACTGGAAAAGGCGCCCTCGAGAGCGCGTGATCGATCCCTCGAGAGCGAGTAA
- a CDS encoding ferredoxin: MKIEFDEDVCIGMYQCVAEWSEFEKDTSKGKAVLNDSEEVEDGVFVREVPDGSELDAKFAARTCPVDAIKIYDDDGEQLIP; this comes from the coding sequence ATGAAGATCGAATTCGACGAGGACGTTTGTATCGGGATGTACCAGTGCGTCGCCGAGTGGAGCGAGTTCGAGAAGGATACGTCGAAGGGGAAAGCGGTCCTGAACGACTCGGAGGAGGTCGAGGACGGCGTCTTCGTTCGCGAGGTTCCCGACGGCTCGGAGCTGGACGCGAAGTTCGCCGCCCGGACCTGTCCCGTCGACGCGATCAAGATCTACGACGACGACGGCGAGCAGTTGATCCCCTGA
- a CDS encoding carbohydrate-binding protein codes for MTRETDETGETNRNIETTDARMPVRNSRRRFLQLGASALAATTLGASSAAAQDAVTEACGSSDTLDVGDGDFLLINNEWGADVDMCIWAAGDGTYGYEWATRTAGGEPNYPEVLLGTKPWGTESGVDAFPVPRGDVDELELTFDVDVAIDGENWNLAEEWWLMDGKPNADGPHTHEIMLVLDWGDEHSHGDPVAPGAIEDAHGNVIDHWVSYDSGGTDADFHIFRLADPTTSGTVDLTAIMSYVETEIGGVSDDLLLSGIEVGNEYWSGTSGDVTFNTLDVAINGQTYSSGDGSTVDDGDNGDDSDGDGSDGDSGDGGDRDVPAWTPDEIYTAGDQVSHDGAVWEAQWWTRGQEPRDEAWYVWQRVE; via the coding sequence ATGACACGAGAGACCGACGAGACCGGCGAGACGAACCGCAACATCGAGACGACGGACGCCCGGATGCCCGTCCGAAACTCCCGCCGACGCTTCCTGCAACTCGGGGCCAGCGCGCTCGCGGCGACGACACTCGGTGCTTCGAGCGCCGCCGCCCAGGACGCGGTCACCGAGGCGTGTGGCTCGTCCGATACCCTCGACGTCGGCGACGGCGACTTCCTGCTCATCAACAACGAGTGGGGCGCCGACGTCGATATGTGCATTTGGGCCGCGGGCGACGGGACCTACGGCTACGAGTGGGCGACCAGAACGGCCGGAGGCGAACCCAACTATCCCGAGGTACTCCTCGGCACCAAGCCGTGGGGGACCGAAAGCGGCGTCGACGCGTTCCCCGTCCCCCGCGGCGACGTCGACGAACTCGAGTTGACGTTCGACGTCGACGTCGCCATCGACGGCGAGAACTGGAACCTCGCCGAGGAGTGGTGGCTCATGGACGGCAAACCGAACGCGGACGGCCCGCACACCCACGAGATCATGCTGGTCTTGGACTGGGGCGACGAGCACAGTCACGGCGATCCGGTCGCGCCGGGGGCTATCGAGGACGCTCACGGGAACGTCATCGACCACTGGGTAAGCTACGACTCAGGCGGCACCGACGCGGACTTCCACATTTTCCGACTCGCCGATCCCACCACCTCGGGCACGGTCGACCTCACGGCCATCATGTCCTACGTCGAGACCGAAATCGGCGGCGTGAGCGACGACCTCCTGCTCAGCGGCATCGAAGTCGGCAACGAGTACTGGTCCGGGACGAGCGGCGACGTCACGTTCAACACCCTGGACGTCGCGATCAACGGGCAGACGTACTCGAGCGGCGATGGGTCGACGGTCGACGACGGAGACAACGGCGACGACAGCGATGGAGACGGCAGCGACGGAGACAGCGGCGATGGTGGTGATCGTGACGTCCCCGCGTGGACTCCCGACGAGATCTACACCGCAGGCGACCAGGTGAGCCACGACGGCGCCGTCTGGGAAGCACAGTGGTGGACTCGCGGGCAGGAACCCCGCGACGAGGCGTGGTACGTCTGGCAGCGCGTCGAGTGA
- a CDS encoding helix-turn-helix domain-containing protein encodes MQSADLTLRLPPAMQSPAPEATLEAVRREEVLSWEIDREAEQIRFLSLIVGDPDVLGDLSDDLEHMYRYDLTPVDADTFYGYVEMDLRSSDVTFLEAFDLPGLVIVPPMVYTGRENVHITVLGDPGAMPTLLERIPDGVGVEVRRVSEHQRRAETLAGRLTARQFEALETAQELGYFDVPRTGSLAEVAAELDCSESAASTLLRTVESELVDAALGE; translated from the coding sequence ATGCAATCGGCCGACCTCACCCTTCGACTCCCGCCCGCGATGCAGTCGCCGGCCCCCGAGGCGACCCTCGAGGCGGTCCGGCGCGAAGAAGTGCTCTCCTGGGAGATTGACCGCGAGGCCGAGCAGATCCGCTTCCTGTCGCTGATCGTCGGTGACCCGGACGTGCTCGGCGATCTGTCCGACGATCTCGAGCACATGTACCGGTACGACCTCACGCCGGTCGACGCCGATACGTTCTACGGCTACGTGGAGATGGACCTCCGGAGCTCCGACGTCACGTTCCTCGAGGCGTTCGACCTGCCCGGCCTCGTGATCGTCCCGCCGATGGTGTACACGGGACGGGAGAACGTCCACATCACCGTTCTCGGCGATCCCGGTGCGATGCCGACGCTGCTCGAGCGCATTCCCGACGGCGTCGGCGTCGAGGTCCGGCGTGTGAGCGAACACCAGCGTCGCGCGGAGACGCTCGCGGGACGGCTCACCGCCCGCCAGTTCGAGGCGCTCGAGACCGCGCAGGAACTGGGCTACTTCGACGTCCCGCGAACGGGGTCGCTGGCCGAGGTCGCCGCCGAACTGGACTGTTCGGAGAGCGCGGCGTCGACGCTGCTCCGGACGGTCGAGTCGGAACTGGTCGACGCGGCGCTAGGGGAGTGA
- a CDS encoding cytochrome P450: MSDTRPSTSSLPGLRSLPLVGNTISFAREPLAFLEAIREYGDLARYEAFGREFVVVSRPDLAEAVLVSRSDEFWRGSFEHELGERVGIEGVFFSEGEQWRRQRLLLQNAFTPARIESYAEVMVDETVREVASWPEGGVIDVNERLSALTLGALTRSLFALPLEGDRADRVRRWVDAMGAYLEADFFGPGAVLPSWFPRRTEREYEHATADVEALVGDLLTERRESDAEGDDLLSLLSTAEYPDGTRPSADEIADQLLTFLLAGHETTATALTYACWFLAADGEIRDRLEREVEAVCGDRDPTFADLPELTVAEAVGREALRLYPPLPFLHREPREPTSLDGVRVGPETTIQLNMYGIHRDERWWEAPDSFRPKRWLDDDDDRPEYAFFPFGGGPRHCIGMRFAMTELKLSLATIARRVRFDRVSTSLEPSIEVSLDPGTVEMRVRRP, translated from the coding sequence ATGAGCGACACACGACCGTCGACGTCCTCGCTTCCGGGACTCCGGAGCCTCCCGCTCGTCGGAAACACGATCTCGTTCGCCCGCGAACCGCTCGCGTTCCTCGAGGCGATCCGTGAGTACGGCGACCTCGCCCGGTACGAGGCGTTCGGTCGCGAGTTCGTCGTCGTTTCCCGCCCCGACCTCGCCGAGGCGGTGCTGGTCTCTCGGAGCGACGAGTTCTGGCGGGGATCGTTCGAACACGAGTTGGGCGAGAGAGTCGGTATCGAAGGGGTGTTCTTCTCCGAGGGCGAGCAGTGGCGACGGCAGCGACTGCTCTTACAGAACGCGTTCACGCCGGCGCGGATCGAATCGTACGCCGAGGTCATGGTCGACGAGACCGTCCGAGAAGTCGCCAGCTGGCCTGAGGGAGGAGTCATCGATGTGAACGAGCGGCTGTCGGCGCTAACCCTCGGCGCGCTCACGCGGTCGCTGTTCGCCCTCCCGCTCGAGGGCGACCGCGCTGACCGCGTACGACGCTGGGTCGACGCCATGGGCGCGTACCTCGAAGCCGACTTCTTCGGGCCGGGCGCCGTGTTGCCATCGTGGTTCCCGCGGCGAACCGAACGCGAGTACGAGCACGCCACAGCCGACGTCGAAGCGCTCGTCGGGGACCTCCTGACGGAGCGTCGGGAATCGGACGCCGAGGGTGACGACCTCCTCTCGCTGCTCTCGACGGCCGAGTACCCCGACGGAACCCGTCCCTCTGCCGACGAGATCGCCGATCAGCTGCTGACGTTTCTGCTCGCGGGCCACGAGACGACCGCGACCGCGCTCACCTACGCCTGCTGGTTCCTCGCGGCCGACGGCGAAATTCGGGACCGGCTCGAGCGGGAGGTCGAGGCCGTCTGCGGCGACCGCGACCCGACGTTCGCCGATCTCCCCGAACTGACCGTCGCCGAGGCCGTCGGCCGGGAGGCGTTGCGACTCTATCCGCCGCTGCCGTTCCTCCACCGAGAGCCCCGCGAGCCGACGTCTCTCGACGGCGTCCGCGTCGGGCCCGAGACGACGATTCAATTGAACATGTACGGGATCCACCGCGACGAGCGCTGGTGGGAAGCACCCGATTCGTTCCGTCCGAAGCGCTGGCTCGACGACGACGACGATCGACCCGAGTACGCCTTCTTCCCCTTTGGCGGGGGACCGCGACACTGCATCGGCATGCGATTCGCGATGACGGAGCTCAAACTGTCGCTCGCGACGATCGCGCGTCGGGTCCGGTTCGACCGCGTCTCGACGTCGCTCGAGCCGTCGATTGAGGTCTCGCTCGATCCCGGAACCGTCGAAATGCGGGTTCGCCGACCGTAG
- the mdh gene encoding malate dehydrogenase: MTKVSVVGAAGTVGAAAAYNIALRDIADELVLVDIPDKEDDTIGQAADVNHGAAYDSNTTIRQGGYEDTAGSDVVVITAGIPRQPGQTRIDLAGDNAPIMEDIGSSIAEHNDDFITVTTSNPVDLLNRHLYETGDRAREKVIGFGGRLDSARFRYVISQRFDVPVQNVEATILGEHGDAQVPVFSKVRVNGQDPEFDENEKDDLLEELQTSAMNVIEKKGATQWGPATGVGHTVEAIVRDTGEVLPCSVKLEGEYGHEDAAFGVPVKLGSDGVEEIVEWDLTEFERNQLGEAAEKLSEQYDKIS; this comes from the coding sequence ATGACGAAAGTTAGCGTAGTCGGAGCGGCCGGCACGGTCGGGGCCGCTGCGGCGTACAACATCGCGCTTCGGGACATCGCCGACGAGCTCGTTCTGGTGGACATTCCGGACAAGGAAGACGACACGATCGGCCAGGCCGCCGACGTCAACCACGGCGCGGCCTACGATTCGAACACGACAATCCGTCAGGGGGGCTACGAGGACACCGCCGGCTCGGACGTCGTCGTCATTACTGCCGGCATCCCGCGCCAGCCGGGCCAGACCCGGATCGATCTGGCCGGCGACAACGCGCCGATCATGGAGGACATCGGCTCCTCGATCGCCGAGCACAACGACGACTTCATCACCGTCACCACGTCGAACCCCGTTGACCTGCTCAACCGCCACCTCTACGAGACGGGCGACCGCGCACGCGAGAAGGTAATCGGCTTCGGTGGTCGGCTCGACTCCGCCCGCTTCCGCTACGTGATCTCCCAGCGCTTCGACGTGCCGGTCCAGAACGTCGAGGCGACCATCCTCGGCGAGCACGGCGACGCCCAGGTCCCCGTGTTCTCCAAGGTGCGGGTCAACGGCCAAGACCCCGAGTTCGACGAGAACGAGAAGGACGACCTGCTCGAGGAGCTCCAGACCTCGGCGATGAACGTCATCGAGAAGAAGGGCGCGACCCAGTGGGGTCCGGCGACCGGCGTCGGCCACACGGTCGAAGCCATCGTCCGCGACACCGGCGAGGTGCTCCCCTGCAGCGTCAAACTCGAGGGCGAGTACGGCCACGAAGACGCCGCCTTCGGCGTTCCCGTCAAGCTCGGCTCGGACGGCGTCGAGGAGATCGTCGAGTGGGACCTCACCGAGTTCGAGCGCAACCAGCTCGGCGAGGCCGCCGAGAAGCTCTCCGAGCAGTACGACAAGATCTCGTAA
- a CDS encoding TIGR00725 family protein, translated as MRVSVIGGGAITDEQAARAEAVGRELGSRGHTVVCGGRGGTMEAVCHGAKAEGATTIGILPSDRTTQANDYVDVPIATGLGHARNALVPMNGDAVIALTGGVGTLSEIGFAGIYNRPVVGLETHDVSEIDVELETVETPEAAVDAVEAALEDRA; from the coding sequence ATGCGCGTCAGCGTCATCGGCGGCGGTGCGATCACCGACGAACAGGCGGCCCGCGCGGAAGCCGTCGGGCGGGAACTCGGGTCCCGCGGCCACACGGTCGTCTGCGGCGGCCGTGGCGGGACGATGGAAGCCGTCTGTCACGGCGCGAAAGCTGAGGGCGCCACGACGATCGGAATCCTCCCGAGCGACCGCACCACACAGGCCAACGACTACGTCGACGTCCCGATCGCGACGGGGCTCGGCCACGCTCGGAACGCGCTCGTCCCCATGAACGGCGACGCGGTGATCGCGCTCACCGGCGGCGTCGGGACCCTCTCGGAGATCGGCTTTGCGGGCATCTACAACCGACCCGTCGTCGGCCTCGAGACCCACGACGTCTCCGAGATCGACGTCGAACTCGAGACCGTCGAAACCCCCGAAGCGGCCGTCGACGCGGTCGAGGCGGCACTCGAGGACCGTGCCTGA